In Nocardioides sp. WS12, the DNA window CGACGCGCTCGTGGGGGACCACCGGGTCCGGCAGCGCGTCGAGCGGGAACCAGCGCAGGTCGGCGCACTTGGTCGGCTCGACGATGCGCGGCTCGCCTGACCAGGAGCGCGCGGTGAAGAAGAAGTCGACGCGTTCGTCGATGGGGAGGTCGTGCGCGGTGCGTTGCATCGCGGTCGCGAAGGTGAGGTCGAGGTCGCTGACCTCGATCTCCTCGAGCGCCTCGCGCCGGGCTGCCGTCTCCGCGGTCTCGCCGCGCTCCACGTGACCGGCGGCCGCAGCCGCCCAGTGGTCATCCATGTAGCCGGTGCCCTGGCGCAATTGAAGGAGCACCTCGGTGGCTGATCCGTTCGCTGCCTCCCGGAGGAGGAAGACGTACGAGGCGGGTACCACCACGAACCGCGTCTTACCGGTCGCGGGGTCCTGCACAGTCACCGAGGTGCCCTTCCAAGGTCGGCGTAGCGAGACGTCAATCAGTTGATGTCGTCGTTCTTGCCATCGAGGCCGTCGAGGGCGTCCTTGGCCTTGTCGGCGCCCAGGTCGATCTTGTCGTCGAACTTGCCGCCGGTCTTGTCGGACACGAAGTCCGCAGCCTTGTCGACAGCGTCGCCGATCTTGTCGCCCTGACCGTCAACTGCGT includes these proteins:
- a CDS encoding NUDIX domain-containing protein — translated: MTVQDPATGKTRFVVVPASYVFLLREAANGSATEVLLQLRQGTGYMDDHWAAAAAGHVERGETAETAARREALEEIEVSDLDLTFATAMQRTAHDLPIDERVDFFFTARSWSGEPRIVEPTKCADLRWFPLDALPDPVVPHERVVLDGLRRGDLPALSQHGF
- a CDS encoding antitoxin; its protein translation is MGFLDDAKDKVTDAVDGQGDKIGDAVDKAADFVSDKTGGKFDDKIDLGADKAKDALDGLDGKNDDIN